In a single window of the Raphanus sativus cultivar WK10039 chromosome 9, ASM80110v3, whole genome shotgun sequence genome:
- the LOC108823414 gene encoding polyadenylate-binding protein-interacting protein 12-like isoform X1, with product MAVVEKVGGADTEVGAAISPSPPSSVTSQGSGDLGENGEIRSDGGGESFKREMRELNELLTKLNPMAKEFVPPSLTKQGANGGFFTVPDSFPVNEDGGFRRKKSFGPPQGKRRMNPRTSMAQREDVIRRTVYVSDIDQQVTEEQLAGLFIGFGQVVDCRICGDPNSVLKFAFIEFTDEGGARAALNLSGTVLGFYPVKVMPSKTAIAPVNPTLLPRTEDEREKCARTIYCTNIDKKVTQTDIKLFFEAVCGEVLRLRLLGDYHHPTRIGFVEFVMAESAITALNCSGVLLGSLPIRVSPSKTPVRSRAVPRQQQ from the exons ATGGCGGTCGTTGAGAAAGTCGGAGGAGCTGATACAGAGGTTGGTGCTGCGATCTCCCCATCGCCGCCGTCTTCCGTCACTAGTCAAGGATCAGGAGATCTGGGTGAAAATGGTGAGATCAGATCCGATGGTGGGGGAGAGAGCTTCAAGCGTGAGATGAGAGAGCTGAATGAGCTTTTAACTAAGCTCAACCCCATGGCTAAAGAGTTTGTTCCTCCCTCCCTCACTAAGCAAGGAGCTAACGGTGGTTTCTTCACCGTCCCTGATTCTTTCCCCGTCAACGAAGACGGCGGTTTTCGACGG aagAAGTCGTTCGGACCACCACAAGGGAAACGGAGGATGAATCCTCGGACAAGTATGGCTCAGCGTGAAGACGTCATTCGAAGAACTGTCTATGTGTCTGATATTGACCAACAG GTCACTGAGGAGCAGCTTGCTGGTTTGTTCATCGGCTTTGGACAG GTTGTTGACTGTCGCATTTGCGGGGACCCAAACTCAGTACTTAAGTTTGCTTTCATCGAGTTCACTGATGAAGGGGGTGCAAGAGCTGCGCTGAATCTGTCTGGGACGGTGCTGGGATTCTATCCTGTGAAGGTTATGCCGTCCAAAACTGCTATTGCACCGGTTAACCCGACGTTATTGCCTAGG ACTGAAGATGAGCGTGAGAAGTGTGCGAGAACTATCTACTGCACTAACATCGACAAGAAG GTCACTCAAACGGACATAAAACTCTTCTTTGAGGCTGTGTGTGGAGAGGTATTACGTCTGAGGCTTTTGGGAGATTATCATCATCCAACTAGAATCGGTTTCGTTGAGTTTGTCATG GCTGAAAGTGCAATAACGGCTCTCAATTGCAGTGGCGTGCTTCTTGGTTCTTTACCCATAAG GGTGAGTCCCTCAAAGACACCTGTTCGTTCCCGTGCTGTCCCTCGACAACAACAGTAA
- the LOC108823414 gene encoding polyadenylate-binding protein-interacting protein 12-like isoform X2, whose product MAVVEKVGGADTEVGAAISPSPPSSVTSQGSGDLGENGEIRSDGGGESFKREMRELNELLTKLNPMAKEFVPPSLTKQGANGGFFTVPDSFPVNEDGGFRRKSFGPPQGKRRMNPRTSMAQREDVIRRTVYVSDIDQQVTEEQLAGLFIGFGQVVDCRICGDPNSVLKFAFIEFTDEGGARAALNLSGTVLGFYPVKVMPSKTAIAPVNPTLLPRTEDEREKCARTIYCTNIDKKVTQTDIKLFFEAVCGEVLRLRLLGDYHHPTRIGFVEFVMAESAITALNCSGVLLGSLPIRVSPSKTPVRSRAVPRQQQ is encoded by the exons ATGGCGGTCGTTGAGAAAGTCGGAGGAGCTGATACAGAGGTTGGTGCTGCGATCTCCCCATCGCCGCCGTCTTCCGTCACTAGTCAAGGATCAGGAGATCTGGGTGAAAATGGTGAGATCAGATCCGATGGTGGGGGAGAGAGCTTCAAGCGTGAGATGAGAGAGCTGAATGAGCTTTTAACTAAGCTCAACCCCATGGCTAAAGAGTTTGTTCCTCCCTCCCTCACTAAGCAAGGAGCTAACGGTGGTTTCTTCACCGTCCCTGATTCTTTCCCCGTCAACGAAGACGGCGGTTTTCGACGG AAGTCGTTCGGACCACCACAAGGGAAACGGAGGATGAATCCTCGGACAAGTATGGCTCAGCGTGAAGACGTCATTCGAAGAACTGTCTATGTGTCTGATATTGACCAACAG GTCACTGAGGAGCAGCTTGCTGGTTTGTTCATCGGCTTTGGACAG GTTGTTGACTGTCGCATTTGCGGGGACCCAAACTCAGTACTTAAGTTTGCTTTCATCGAGTTCACTGATGAAGGGGGTGCAAGAGCTGCGCTGAATCTGTCTGGGACGGTGCTGGGATTCTATCCTGTGAAGGTTATGCCGTCCAAAACTGCTATTGCACCGGTTAACCCGACGTTATTGCCTAGG ACTGAAGATGAGCGTGAGAAGTGTGCGAGAACTATCTACTGCACTAACATCGACAAGAAG GTCACTCAAACGGACATAAAACTCTTCTTTGAGGCTGTGTGTGGAGAGGTATTACGTCTGAGGCTTTTGGGAGATTATCATCATCCAACTAGAATCGGTTTCGTTGAGTTTGTCATG GCTGAAAGTGCAATAACGGCTCTCAATTGCAGTGGCGTGCTTCTTGGTTCTTTACCCATAAG GGTGAGTCCCTCAAAGACACCTGTTCGTTCCCGTGCTGTCCCTCGACAACAACAGTAA
- the LOC108834457 gene encoding GTP-binding protein BRASSINAZOLE INSENSITIVE PALE GREEN 2, chloroplastic has translation MLAKAARELSSSKLKPLLALSLSSFRSSTWTETNTSNRSNSPFLLLPPRYSSTTNNVPPLTRDGNFNDATPSTVSVCPGCGVHMQNSNPKHPGFFIRPSSIEKQSNGSVLRNLVPISQEPEFINSIKHGLIVEPNSSDKDDETGSDISTKDDETGRPLVCARCHSLRHYGRVKDPTVENLLPDFDFDHTVGRRLGSASGARTVVLLVVDASDFDGSFPKRVAKLVSRTIDENNTAWKEGRSGNVPRVVVVVTKIDLLPSSLSPTRFEQWVRQRAREGGLSKITRLHFVSPVKNWGIKDMVEDVAAMAGKRGQVWAVGSQNAGKSTLINAVGKVFGGKVWHLTEAPVPGTTLGIVRVEGVLPFEAKLFDTPGLLNPHQITTRLTREEQKLVQISKELKPRTYRIKEGYTVHIGGLMRLDIDESSVDSMYVTVWASSSVPLHMGKKENAYKTLEEHFGSRLQPPIGEKRVEEMGKWVRKEFRVSGSSWDASSVDIAVSGLGWFAIGLKGNAVLGVWTHEGIDVFLRDSLVPQRARTFEDSGFTVSKIVAKADRDFNKTHKGETLKKRRSNKKSTSSDSVSDIESCQEVSL, from the exons ATGCTTGCGAAAGCAGCAAGAGAGCTTTCTTCATCAAAGCTTAAACCTTTGCTcgctctttctctctcctcaTTCAGATCTTCCACATGGACTGAAACAAACACTTCCAACAGATCGAACTCACCATTTCTCCTTCTCCCTCCTCGTTACTCTTCTACTACTAATAATGTCCCTCCGCTTACCCGAGATGGCAACTTCAACGATGCCACTCCCTCCACCGTCTCCGTTTGCCCAGGCTGCGGAGTTCATATGCAGAACTCGAATCCCAAACATCCAGGTTTCTTCATCCGACCATCATCGATCGAGAAACAGAGCAACGGTTCGGTTCTTCGTAACCTCGTACCAATCTCACAAGAACCCGAGTTCATCAATTCAATCAAACACGGGCTTATCGTTGAACCAAACAGTTCCGACAAAGATGATGAAACAGGTTCCGACATAAGCACTAAAGATGATGAAACGGGGAGACCCTTGGTCTGCGCGAGGTGTCATTCGCTCAGACATTACGGGAGAGTCAAAGATCCAACGGTGGAGAATCTACTTCCCGATTTCGATTTCGATCATACGGTCGGAAGACGATTAGGTTCAGCTTCCGGTGCTCGAACCGTCGTTCTGCTGGTCGTCGACGCCTCGGATTTCGACGGGTCTTTCCCGAAGAGAGTCGCGAAGCTCGTGTCGAGAACCATCGACGAGAACAACACGGCGTGGAAAGAAGGGAGGTCAGGAAACGTCCCCAGAGTCGTCGTGGTGGTGACGAAGATCGATTTGCTACCGAGCTCGTTGTCTCCGACGAGGTTCGAGCAGTGGGTGAGACAAAGAGCGCGCGAAGGAGGGTTGAGCAAGATCACGAGGCTGCATTTCGTCAGCCCCGTGAAGAACTGGGGGATCAAGGATATGGTGGAAGACGTGGCGGCGATGGCGGGGAAGAGAGGGCAGGTCTGGGCTGTCGGGTCGCAGAACGCCGGGAAGAGCACTCTGATCAACGCCGTGGGGAAGGTGTTTGGCGGGAAAGTCTGGCATTTGACGGAGGCTCCGGTGCCGGGAACGACGTTGGGGATCGTCAGGGTGGAAGGTGTTTTGCCTTTTGAGGCGAAGCTGTTTGATACTCCGGGGCTGTTGAATCCGCATCAGATCACGACTAGGCTCACTAGAGAGGAGCAGAAACTTGTTCAGATCAGCAAGGAGCTTAAGCCTAGGACTTACAGGATCAAG GAAGGTTATACAGTTCATATCGGTGGGCTAATGAGACTTGACATTGATGAGTCTTCTGTAGATTCTATGTATGTAACAGTATGGGCGTCTTCTTCTGTTCCACTTCACATGGGGAAGAAGGAGAATGCATACAAAACACTTGAGGAACACTTCGGTTCTCGCTTGCAG CCGCCGATTGGGGAGAAGAGGGTTGAAGAGATGGGGAAATGGGTGAGGAAGGAGTTCCGAGTGAGTGGGAGCAGTTGGGACGCAAGTTCAGTGGATATTGCTGTTTCGGGTCTAGGTTGGTTTGCTATAGGGCTCAAAGGAAACGCGGTGTTAGGTGTGTGGACTCACGAAGGGATTGATGTCTTCCTCCGTGACTCATTGGTTCCACAACGAGCGCGCACTTTTGAAGACTCTGGTTTCACCGTCTCGAAGATCGTCGCCAAAGCTGATagagattttaataaaactcaCAAGGGGGAAACGCTAAAGAAAAGAAGATCCAACAAGAAGTCCACTTCTTCAGATTCTGTGTCTGACATAGAAAGTTGCCAGGAGGTGTCCTTGTAG